A single window of Methanoregula sp. DNA harbors:
- a CDS encoding peptidyl-prolyl cis-trans isomerase, which translates to MNCCQSRGKYPKPSGIFPAKTFHQPFYSINPSSLYMTTQVRASHILVKTEDEANRILKRINDGEDFLAVAKRFSSCPSRKNGGDLGWFGKGQMVPEFEQAAFAADAGKIIGPVKSQFGFHVIKVTGKK; encoded by the coding sequence ATGAATTGCTGTCAGTCTCGTGGAAAATATCCAAAACCATCGGGGATTTTCCCGGCAAAAACCTTTCATCAACCCTTTTATTCCATCAATCCCTCATCTCTATATATGACCACACAGGTTCGTGCTTCCCACATCCTTGTCAAGACCGAGGACGAGGCAAACAGGATCTTGAAACGCATCAACGATGGCGAAGACTTCCTTGCAGTTGCAAAACGGTTCTCCTCCTGCCCGTCGCGCAAGAATGGGGGGGACCTGGGCTGGTTCGGCAAAGGGCAGATGGTGCCCGAGTTCGAACAGGCGGCGTTTGCCGCTGACGCCGGCAAGATCATCGGGCCGGTCAAGTCCCAGTTCGGGTTCCACGTCATCAAGGTGACCGGGAAGAAGTGA
- a CDS encoding DUF2284 domain-containing protein gives MVPDIKTEIGKLTSLAKEKGAVAQQVAATDIVVSQWVRFKCRYGCRGYAKHLGCPPYAPLPDDTRRMVKEYHTGLLVRFDGVPGHAKFSGDDLPEDFHHFYKDLILWVNTTVHMLEKTAFYDGFYKAFAFGGYPCIYCEECVAEECAGTVDESIRRKCRHMDMVRPSMEAAGMDVFATARNAGWDLQTIPCSNMEYGKVIHSDIVSVGLVLIE, from the coding sequence ATGGTGCCAGACATTAAAACCGAGATAGGAAAACTCACAAGCCTTGCAAAAGAAAAGGGAGCAGTCGCACAACAGGTTGCTGCAACAGATATCGTGGTCTCGCAATGGGTGCGGTTCAAGTGCCGGTACGGGTGCAGGGGCTATGCAAAACATCTCGGGTGCCCCCCGTATGCCCCATTGCCGGACGACACGCGGCGGATGGTAAAGGAGTACCATACCGGACTTCTCGTCCGGTTTGATGGTGTCCCGGGACATGCGAAATTTTCCGGTGATGACCTGCCCGAAGACTTCCACCACTTCTACAAGGATCTTATCCTTTGGGTGAACACCACGGTCCATATGCTTGAAAAGACTGCATTTTACGATGGGTTTTACAAGGCATTCGCATTCGGGGGGTACCCGTGCATCTACTGCGAGGAGTGCGTGGCGGAGGAGTGTGCCGGAACGGTTGACGAGAGTATCCGCAGGAAATGCCGTCACATGGACATGGTTCGCCCGAGCATGGAGGCGGCGGGAATGGACGTGTTTGCCACGGCAAGGAATGCCGGCTGGGACCTGCAGACGATCCCCTGCAGCAATATGGAGTACGGCAAGGTCATACACAGCGATATCGTATCAGTAGGATTGGTGCTGATCGAATAA
- the budA gene encoding acetolactate decarboxylase, with protein sequence MDKKFFLGIAVAAAIIFFAAAVATSLPKNTIPVTDRETLYQVSTIDALMLGVFDGVQPVGELKKHGDFGIGTFDRLDGEMIVLDGKVFQAKADGGVYTVADSATTPLATVTWFDRDMVATTDRPMNFSMFSSTMGDRLPSQNMLYAVRMHGTFPSMKVRAIPAQHKPYPTLTDAAKNQSVYTYPDATGTVVGFYTPVFFKGLNVVGYHLHFISDDRHTGGHILDFTVPVNTTVEYDMTPEFTMSLPTRGAFTGVDLTKDLSSALAKVEQ encoded by the coding sequence ATGGACAAAAAATTCTTTCTCGGCATCGCGGTCGCCGCTGCCATCATCTTCTTTGCCGCAGCCGTAGCGACCAGCCTGCCAAAGAACACGATACCGGTAACGGATCGCGAAACGCTCTACCAGGTCTCGACCATTGACGCGCTGATGCTGGGTGTTTTCGATGGTGTCCAGCCGGTCGGAGAACTCAAAAAACATGGCGACTTCGGCATCGGAACGTTCGACAGGCTAGATGGCGAAATGATAGTGCTGGACGGCAAGGTGTTCCAGGCAAAGGCAGACGGCGGTGTATATACGGTCGCAGACAGTGCAACAACGCCTCTGGCTACCGTAACCTGGTTTGATCGCGACATGGTGGCGACCACAGATCGCCCCATGAACTTCTCCATGTTCTCCTCCACGATGGGTGACCGGCTGCCCTCGCAGAACATGCTGTATGCAGTAAGAATGCATGGCACATTCCCGTCCATGAAAGTTCGGGCAATACCCGCGCAGCACAAGCCCTACCCCACGCTTACCGATGCGGCAAAGAACCAGTCGGTCTACACATACCCGGATGCAACCGGAACCGTAGTTGGGTTCTACACTCCGGTCTTCTTCAAGGGGCTCAATGTCGTTGGGTATCACCTTCATTTCATCAGCGATGACCGGCACACCGGTGGCCATATCCTCGACTTTACCGTGCCGGTAAACACTACGGTCGAGTATGACATGACCCCGGAATTTACAATGTCGCTCCCGACAAGAGGTGCCTTTACCGGTGTTGACCTTACAAAAGATCTCAGTTCCGCACTTGCAAAGGTCGAACAGTAA
- a CDS encoding Mov34/MPN/PAD-1 family protein has product MTIRGIRQDLLNLLLQMGRDAHPNEFVALLTECDGIIDEVTLLPGTMTGENSASLLFDMMPLSTHIAGSCHSHPNGVLRPSDADVRFFPRTGRFHIIIGYPYTERDWNCFAANGQPCRMEVVT; this is encoded by the coding sequence ATGACCATCCGCGGAATCCGGCAGGACCTTCTCAACCTCCTCCTCCAGATGGGGCGCGACGCCCATCCCAATGAGTTTGTAGCCCTGCTCACCGAATGTGATGGCATTATTGACGAGGTGACCCTGCTCCCGGGGACTATGACTGGTGAAAATTCGGCATCCCTTTTATTTGACATGATGCCGCTTTCCACCCATATCGCCGGCAGCTGTCATTCCCACCCGAACGGCGTGCTCCGGCCATCGGATGCAGACGTCCGCTTTTTTCCCCGCACAGGGCGGTTCCACATTATAATCGGCTACCCCTACACTGAAAGGGACTGGAACTGTTTTGCCGCAAACGGCCAGCCGTGCAGGATGGAGGTTGTGACATGA
- a CDS encoding FAD synthase, producing the protein MKRVVATGTFDILHPGHIYYLEQSKKLGDELYVIIARDANVKHKPQPIIPEEQRRRMVAALRCVDHAILGDKSDMFRPIEEIHPEIITIGFNQHFDESKLQELLAARGLSARIVRIGKYGDDELCSSRLVVQRIVEKRGS; encoded by the coding sequence ATGAAACGGGTCGTCGCCACGGGCACGTTTGATATCCTCCACCCCGGGCACATCTACTACCTCGAACAGTCAAAAAAACTCGGTGATGAGCTTTATGTCATCATCGCACGGGACGCAAACGTCAAGCATAAGCCCCAGCCAATAATCCCCGAAGAGCAACGACGCAGGATGGTAGCAGCGCTCCGGTGCGTCGACCATGCCATTCTCGGTGATAAGTCTGACATGTTTCGCCCGATTGAGGAGATCCACCCGGAGATCATCACGATCGGGTTCAACCAGCACTTCGATGAATCAAAACTCCAGGAACTTCTTGCGGCACGGGGGCTTTCTGCCAGAATCGTCCGTATCGGGAAATATGGTGATGACGAGCTCTGCAGCTCCCGCCTTGTCGTCCAGCGGATCGTCGAAAAACGGGGCAGCTAG